A genomic region of Colletotrichum destructivum chromosome 1, complete sequence contains the following coding sequences:
- a CDS encoding Putative proliferation-associated protein 2G4/ARX1, with the protein MSEEIDYTLNNPDTLTKYKTAAQISEKVLAAVAELIVPGEKIVAICEKGDKLIEEELAKVYRGKKVNKGFSHPTTVSPASFVTPYTPLTTDEAEANAEIKEGEPIKIQLGAQIDGFGSIVCDTVIAANKDKSGEEITGRSADLILANYYANELLLRLMIPPGLLASGTDEEKAKAASAKAPTQQKITSLLEKVVKSYDCNLVESTTSWLFERNEIEGKKKIVLAPAEGTKGDGVPEIGEVWGVEMGVSLGAGKIKTYDQRTTLHRRTTTNYGLKRPTSRKILSEVQKKFGTFPFSLRQLEDERDAKSGVVECVRGNVFRAYEVVGDKDNSPVARYLSTIAITKNGITKLGAPPALDLNKVKSDKKIEDEEILKILEQPLSRNTGKSKNKNKKKKKPAKKAAAGGDEEEDSDEE; encoded by the exons GTCGGAGGAAATCG ACTACACCCTTAACAACCCCGACACGCTCACCAAGTACAAGACCGCCGCTCAGATCTCTGAGAAGGTCTTGGCTGCTGTCGCCGAGCTCATCGTTCCTGGCGAGAAGATCGTTGCCATCTGCGAGAAGGGTGACAAGctcatcgaggaggagcttgCCAAGGTCTACCGCGGAAAGAAGGTCAACAAGG GCTTTTCCCACCCTACCACCGTCTCCCCAGCTTCCTTCGTGACGCCGTACACCCCGCTCACCACcgatgaggccgaggccaacgctgagatcaaggagggcgagccAATCAAGATCCAGCTCGGTGCTCAGATCGATGGCTTTGGCTCCATCGTCTGTGACACCGTCATCGCAGCCAACAAGGACAAGTCCGGCGAGGAGATCACTGGCCGCTCTGCCGACCTGATCCTCGCCAACTACTACGCCAACGAGCTGCTCCTCCGGTTGATGATCCCACCCGGTCTGCTCGCTTccggcaccgacgaggagaaggccaaggccgcgtCTGCCAAGGCTCCCACCCAGCAGAAGATTACCAGCTTGCTCGAGAAGGTTGTCAAGTCTTACGACTGCAACCTCGTCGAGAGCACCACCTCATGGCTCTTTGAGCGCAACGAGatcgagggcaagaagaagattgTTCTTGCCCCCGCCGAGGGCACCAAGGGCGATGGCGTTCCCGAGATTGGTGAGGTTTGGGGTGTCGAGATGGGCGTGAGCTTGGGCGCCGGCAAGATCAAGACGTACGACCAGAGAACCACTCTGCACCGtcgcaccaccaccaactACGGCCTCAAGCGCCCGACTTCCCGCAAGATTCTCTCCGAGGTCCAGAAGAAGTTCGGCACTTTCCCCTTCAGCCTGCGGCAGCTTGAGGATGAGCGCGACGCCAAGTCTGGTGTTGTCGAGTGTGTCCGCGGCAACGTCTTCCGCGCATACGAGGTTGTTGGTGACAAGGACAACTCCCCCGTCGCCCGCTACCTCTCGACCATTG CCATCACCAAGAACGGCATTACCAAGCTCGGTGCCCCCCCTGCTCTGGACCTCAACAAGGTCAAGTCGGACAAGAAGattgaggacgaggagattCTTAAGATCTTGGAGCAGCCCCTTTCCAGAAATACGGGAAAGagcaagaacaagaacaagaagaagaagaagcccgcgaagaaggccgccgcaggaggtgatgaggaagaggacagCGACGAAGAGTAA